A window of Xylophilus sp. GW821-FHT01B05 contains these coding sequences:
- the murC gene encoding UDP-N-acetylmuramate--L-alanine ligase — translation MKHAIRHIHFVGLGGAGMSGIAEVLFNLGYAISGSDLSDSATLQRLKGLGIRTCIGHDATHIAGADAVVTSTAVQQDNPEVIAAREKRIPVVPRAMMLAELMRLKQGIAIAGTHGKTTTTSLVTSVLAEAGLDPTFVIGGRLNSAGVNARLGSGDYIVVEADESDASFLNLMPVMAVVTNIDADHMETYGHDFSRLKGAFVDFLHRMPFYGTAVLCVDSPAVREIVPQVTCPVTSYGFSEDAEVRALNVRAEGGQMRFTVQRRNGVVLPDLDVVLNLAGEHNVLNALSAIAIAVELNIPDAAVVTALANFTGVGRRFQRYGEVPAKGGGSFTLIDDYGHHPVELAATLAAARGAFPDRRLVLAFQPHRYSRTRDCFEDFVKVIGAADSVLLTEVYAAGEAPIVAADGRSLARALRVAGKVEPVFVDDVADMPEAIRDNARDGDVVMCMGAGSIGAVPGKLAELLQVK, via the coding sequence ATGAAGCACGCCATTCGCCACATCCATTTCGTCGGCCTGGGCGGCGCCGGCATGAGCGGCATCGCCGAGGTGCTGTTCAACCTGGGCTACGCCATCTCCGGCTCTGACCTGAGCGACAGCGCCACGCTGCAGCGCCTGAAGGGCCTGGGCATCCGCACCTGCATCGGCCATGACGCGACGCATATCGCGGGCGCCGACGCGGTGGTCACCTCCACCGCCGTGCAGCAGGACAACCCCGAGGTCATCGCCGCGCGCGAGAAGCGCATTCCCGTGGTGCCGCGCGCCATGATGCTGGCCGAGCTGATGCGCCTGAAGCAGGGCATCGCCATCGCCGGCACGCACGGCAAGACGACCACCACCAGCCTGGTCACCAGCGTGCTGGCCGAGGCCGGGCTGGACCCGACCTTCGTCATCGGCGGGCGGCTCAACAGCGCCGGCGTCAATGCGCGGCTGGGCAGTGGCGACTACATCGTGGTCGAGGCCGACGAGTCCGACGCCTCCTTCCTCAACCTGATGCCGGTCATGGCGGTGGTCACCAACATCGACGCCGACCACATGGAGACCTACGGCCACGACTTCAGCCGGTTGAAGGGCGCCTTTGTCGACTTCCTGCACCGCATGCCCTTCTACGGCACGGCCGTGCTGTGCGTGGACAGCCCCGCAGTGCGCGAGATCGTGCCGCAGGTGACCTGCCCGGTGACCAGCTATGGCTTCTCCGAGGATGCCGAAGTGCGCGCACTGAACGTGCGCGCCGAAGGCGGCCAGATGCGCTTCACCGTACAGCGCCGCAACGGCGTGGTGCTGCCCGACCTGGACGTGGTGTTGAACCTGGCTGGCGAGCACAACGTGCTCAACGCGCTGTCGGCCATCGCCATCGCGGTGGAGCTGAATATTCCCGATGCGGCGGTGGTCACCGCGCTGGCCAACTTCACCGGCGTGGGCCGGCGCTTCCAGCGCTATGGCGAAGTACCCGCCAAGGGCGGCGGCAGCTTCACCCTGATCGACGACTACGGCCACCACCCGGTGGAGCTGGCCGCCACGCTGGCGGCCGCGCGCGGGGCCTTCCCCGACCGGCGCCTGGTGCTGGCCTTCCAGCCGCACCGCTACAGCCGCACGCGCGACTGCTTCGAAGACTTCGTGAAGGTGATTGGCGCCGCCGACTCGGTGCTGCTGACCGAGGTCTATGCCGCCGGCGAAGCGCCCATCGTCGCCGCCGATGGCCGTTCGCTGGCCCGCGCGTTGCGTGTGGCCGGCAAGGTCGAGCCGGTGTTCGTGGACGACGTGGCCGACATGCCAGAGGCCATCCGCGACAACGCGCGCGATGGCGACGTGGTGATGTGCATGGGCGCGGGCTCGATCGGTGCGGTGCCCGGCAAGCTGGCTGAATTGCTACAAGTTAAATAG
- the ftsZ gene encoding cell division protein FtsZ, which translates to MSIEMIEVEEFNQGTQIKVIGVGGGGGNAVEHMIERSVQGVEFVCANTDAQALSRSAAHRTIQLGQSGLGAGSKPDKGKEAAEAAIDDIRAAIDGAHMLFITAGMGGGTGTGAAPVIARVAKEMGILTVGVVTKPFEFEGGRRMTNADQGLLELEANVDSLIVVLNEKLLEVLGDEVTQDEAFAHANDVLKNAVGGIAEIINVPGHVNVDFEDVRTVMGEPGKAMMGTAVADGPDRARIAAEQAVACPLLEGIDLSGAKGVLVLITAAKGSLKLSESKLAMNTIRAYASPDAHVIYGTAYDDSLGDQIRVTVVATGLSRQGQQRRTAPPLQVLRTGTHDVPFGMPVGTAGGALTGGQTSVGNTDYGNMAVPSVWRTNRTQAAARVDALASGGMDDLEIPAFLRKQAD; encoded by the coding sequence ATGAGCATCGAAATGATCGAAGTCGAAGAATTCAACCAAGGCACGCAGATCAAGGTGATCGGCGTTGGCGGCGGCGGCGGCAATGCCGTCGAGCACATGATCGAGCGCTCCGTGCAGGGCGTGGAGTTCGTCTGCGCCAACACCGATGCGCAGGCACTGTCGCGCAGCGCGGCGCACCGCACCATCCAGCTCGGCCAAAGCGGCCTGGGCGCCGGCAGCAAGCCCGACAAGGGCAAGGAAGCGGCCGAAGCGGCGATAGACGACATCCGCGCTGCCATCGACGGCGCGCACATGCTGTTCATCACCGCCGGCATGGGCGGCGGCACGGGCACCGGCGCGGCGCCGGTGATCGCGCGTGTAGCCAAGGAGATGGGCATCCTCACCGTCGGCGTGGTCACCAAGCCGTTCGAGTTCGAAGGCGGCCGCCGCATGACCAATGCCGACCAGGGCTTGCTGGAGCTCGAAGCCAACGTCGACTCGCTGATCGTGGTGCTGAACGAAAAGCTGCTCGAAGTGCTGGGCGACGAAGTCACGCAGGACGAAGCCTTCGCGCATGCCAACGACGTGCTGAAGAACGCGGTGGGCGGCATTGCCGAAATCATCAACGTGCCGGGCCATGTCAACGTCGACTTCGAAGACGTGCGCACCGTGATGGGCGAACCAGGCAAGGCCATGATGGGCACGGCCGTGGCCGACGGCCCGGACCGCGCCCGCATCGCCGCCGAGCAGGCCGTGGCCTGCCCGCTGCTGGAAGGCATAGACCTGTCGGGCGCCAAGGGCGTGCTGGTGCTGATCACCGCAGCCAAGGGCAGCCTGAAGCTGTCGGAGTCCAAGCTGGCGATGAACACCATCCGCGCCTATGCATCGCCCGATGCGCACGTGATCTACGGCACCGCCTACGACGACAGCCTGGGTGACCAGATCCGCGTCACCGTGGTGGCCACCGGCCTGTCGCGCCAAGGCCAGCAGCGCCGCACCGCACCGCCGCTGCAAGTGCTGCGCACCGGTACGCACGACGTGCCCTTCGGCATGCCCGTGGGCACCGCCGGCGGCGCCCTCACCGGCGGCCAGACCAGCGTTGGCAATACCGACTACGGCAACATGGCCGTGCCCAGCGTCTGGCGCACCAACCGCACGCAAGCCGCGGCGCGCGTCGATGCGCTGGCGTCTGGCGGCATGGACGATCTGGAGATCCCGGCTTTCTTGCGCAAGCAAGCCGACTGA
- the ftsA gene encoding cell division protein FtsA, translated as MSKEYKDLVVGLDIGTAKVMVVVAEVMPGGELKLAGLGIAPSNGLKRGVVVNIDATVQSIQQALREAELMADCKITRVYTGITGSHIRGLNSSGMVAVKDKEVTPADVARVVETAKAINISTDQRLLLVEPQEFIIDGQDVREPIGMSGIRLEAKVHIVTGAQSAAENIIKCVRRCGLDVEQLMLNPLASSQAVLTDDERELGVAVVDIGAGTTDVAVFTNGAIRHTAVIPIAGDLITSDIAMALRTPTKDAEDIKVEAGYAKQLLADPDAQVEVPGLGDRGPRMLSKQALAGVIEPRIEEIFSLVQQVIRESGYEEMLSSGIVLTGGSAVMPGMVELGEDIFLKPVRRGIPKYSSALADMVSQPRAATVMGLMEEARLARLRGFKVAQKHGSVKTAFGRFKDFIIGNF; from the coding sequence ATGTCCAAAGAATACAAAGATCTGGTGGTGGGACTGGACATTGGCACGGCCAAGGTGATGGTCGTCGTGGCCGAGGTCATGCCCGGGGGGGAACTCAAGCTCGCGGGGCTGGGCATTGCGCCCTCCAATGGCTTGAAGCGCGGCGTGGTGGTCAACATCGACGCCACGGTGCAAAGCATCCAGCAGGCACTGCGCGAGGCTGAGCTGATGGCCGACTGCAAGATCACCCGCGTCTATACCGGCATCACCGGCAGCCACATTCGCGGCCTCAATTCCAGCGGCATGGTGGCGGTCAAGGACAAGGAAGTCACGCCGGCCGACGTGGCGCGCGTGGTCGAGACCGCCAAGGCGATCAACATCTCCACCGACCAGCGCCTGCTGCTGGTGGAGCCGCAAGAGTTCATCATCGACGGCCAGGACGTGCGCGAGCCGATCGGCATGAGCGGCATCCGCCTGGAGGCCAAGGTGCACATCGTCACCGGCGCGCAGAGCGCGGCCGAGAACATCATCAAGTGCGTGCGCCGCTGCGGCCTGGATGTGGAGCAGCTCATGCTCAACCCGCTGGCCTCCAGCCAGGCGGTGCTGACCGACGACGAGCGCGAGCTGGGCGTGGCCGTGGTGGACATCGGCGCCGGCACCACCGACGTGGCGGTGTTCACCAACGGCGCCATCCGCCACACGGCGGTGATCCCGATCGCCGGCGACCTGATCACCAGCGACATCGCCATGGCGTTGCGCACGCCCACCAAGGACGCGGAAGACATCAAGGTCGAGGCAGGCTACGCCAAGCAATTGCTGGCTGATCCAGACGCACAGGTGGAAGTGCCCGGCCTGGGCGACCGGGGCCCGCGCATGCTCAGCAAGCAGGCGCTGGCCGGCGTGATCGAGCCGCGCATCGAAGAGATCTTCTCGCTGGTGCAGCAGGTGATCCGTGAATCCGGCTACGAGGAAATGCTGTCCTCCGGCATCGTGCTGACCGGCGGCAGCGCCGTCATGCCGGGCATGGTCGAGCTGGGCGAGGACATCTTCCTGAAGCCGGTGCGCCGCGGCATCCCTAAATATTCAAGCGCGCTGGCTGACATGGTCAGCCAGCCGCGCGCGGCCACCGTTATGGGTCTGATGGAGGAAGCCCGCCTGGCGCGCCTGCGCGGCTTCAAGGTGGCGCAGAAACATGGTTCCGTGAAGACGGCATTTGGCCGCTTCAAGGATTTCATCATCGGGAACTTTTGA
- the lpxC gene encoding UDP-3-O-acyl-N-acetylglucosamine deacetylase, which translates to MLQQRTLKTLTRAVGVGLHSGQRVELTLRPAQPDTGIVFRRIDLPEPVDIPIAATAVTDTRLASTISTGSAKVHTVEHLMSACAGLGIDNLYVDITAEEVPILDGSSSSFVFLLQSAGIETQRAPRRFIRVKQPVEVREGQGAATKWARLEPYHGYKLSFEIDFDHPAVDSTGQRVEFDMGAGNYSRDIARARTFGFTKDVEMMRSKGLALGGGLDNAIVMDDYKVLNSDGLRYDDEFVKHKILDAIGDLYCVGRPLLAAYSAFRSGHAMNNQLLRALLADEANYEIVTFEDERQAPRGFAQIARAW; encoded by the coding sequence ATGCTTCAGCAACGCACTCTCAAGACGCTTACCCGTGCGGTGGGGGTGGGCTTGCACAGCGGCCAGCGCGTCGAACTGACCCTGCGGCCGGCGCAACCGGATACCGGCATCGTGTTCCGCCGCATTGATCTGCCCGAGCCGGTGGACATCCCGATTGCCGCCACCGCCGTCACCGATACGCGGCTGGCCTCGACCATTTCCACCGGCAGCGCCAAGGTGCACACGGTGGAGCACCTGATGTCGGCCTGCGCCGGCCTGGGCATAGACAACCTCTATGTGGACATCACGGCCGAAGAGGTGCCCATCCTTGACGGCTCTTCGTCGTCCTTCGTGTTTTTGCTGCAGAGCGCGGGCATAGAGACCCAGCGCGCGCCCCGGCGCTTCATCCGCGTCAAGCAGCCGGTAGAGGTGCGCGAAGGCCAGGGCGCGGCCACCAAGTGGGCGCGGCTGGAGCCCTATCACGGCTACAAGCTCAGCTTCGAGATCGACTTTGATCACCCCGCAGTCGACTCCACCGGCCAGCGCGTGGAGTTCGACATGGGTGCGGGCAACTACAGCCGCGACATCGCGCGTGCGCGCACCTTCGGTTTCACCAAGGACGTGGAGATGATGCGCTCCAAGGGCCTGGCGCTGGGCGGCGGGCTGGACAACGCCATCGTCATGGACGACTACAAGGTGCTCAACAGCGACGGCCTGCGCTACGACGACGAGTTCGTGAAGCACAAGATCCTCGACGCCATCGGCGACCTGTACTGCGTGGGCCGGCCGCTGCTGGCGGCCTATAGCGCCTTTCGCTCGGGCCACGCCATGAACAACCAGCTGCTGCGTGCGCTGCTGGCCGACGAGGCCAACTACGAGATCGTGACCTTCGAGGACGAGCGCCAGGCGCCGCGCGGCTTCGCGCAGATCGCCCGGGCCTGGTAG
- a CDS encoding D-alanine--D-alanine ligase → MSSFDIKNPAEFGKVAVLMGGASAEREVSLMSGTGVLAALRARGVDAHAFDPAERDISALKTDGFARCFITLHGRFGEDGTVQGALELLGIPYTGPGVMASAIAMDKVMTKRVWTADGLATPRYVRLAPDQQQREQVRAVPDVLGLPLIVKPPREGSSIGVTKVRGYSEMQDAVTLSARYDPDVLCEEFIDGEEVTCPVLGSGQHAQVLPVIRIRAPEGAYDYQNKYFTDDVQYQCPSGLPEAEEAAIQHLVLAAYRTLGCRGWGRADLMIRASDRKPFLLEMNTSPGMTSHSLVPMAARAAGIGYEDLCLRILASASLDYSEAQRATKA, encoded by the coding sequence TTGAGCAGTTTTGACATAAAGAATCCCGCAGAGTTCGGCAAGGTTGCCGTGCTCATGGGCGGGGCGTCGGCGGAGCGCGAGGTGTCGCTCATGTCGGGCACGGGCGTGCTCGCGGCGCTGCGCGCGCGCGGCGTTGATGCACATGCCTTCGACCCGGCCGAGCGCGATATCTCGGCGCTCAAGACCGACGGCTTTGCGCGCTGCTTCATCACCCTGCATGGCCGCTTCGGCGAAGACGGCACGGTGCAGGGCGCGCTTGAATTGCTCGGCATTCCTTACACCGGCCCCGGCGTGATGGCGTCTGCCATCGCCATGGACAAGGTCATGACCAAGCGCGTGTGGACGGCAGACGGCCTGGCCACGCCGCGCTATGTGCGCCTGGCGCCCGACCAGCAGCAGCGCGAACAGGTGCGCGCCGTGCCCGACGTGCTGGGCCTGCCGCTGATCGTCAAGCCGCCGCGCGAGGGCTCTTCCATCGGCGTGACCAAGGTGCGCGGCTACTCCGAGATGCAGGACGCCGTCACGCTGTCGGCCCGGTACGACCCCGACGTGCTGTGCGAGGAATTTATTGACGGCGAAGAAGTCACCTGCCCGGTGCTCGGCAGTGGCCAGCACGCGCAGGTGCTGCCGGTGATCCGCATCCGCGCGCCCGAAGGCGCCTACGACTACCAAAACAAGTATTTCACCGACGACGTGCAGTACCAGTGCCCCAGCGGCCTGCCCGAAGCCGAAGAGGCCGCCATCCAGCACTTGGTGCTGGCCGCCTACCGCACGCTCGGCTGCCGCGGCTGGGGCCGGGCTGACCTGATGATCCGCGCCAGCGACCGCAAGCCCTTTTTGCTGGAGATGAATACCTCGCCCGGCATGACCAGCCATTCGCTCGTGCCCATGGCAGCGCGCGCGGCGGGCATTGGCTACGAGGACCTGTGCCTGCGCATCCTGGCGTCGGCGTCGCTCGACTACTCCGAGGCGCAACGCGCGACCAAGGCATAA
- a CDS encoding cell division protein FtsQ/DivIB: protein MADTLPQPFDVRLMNVTAAVLFLGGVALVLMAAGWWGLRHPAFALGRIEVEGDLAHNNAITLRANVAHRLQGNFFTMDLGATRAAFESVPWVRRATVQREFPNRLHVTLEEHKAVAFWGPESGSTLLNDHGEVFEANVDDIDDDELPRLLGPDGQARDVWAMEQWLAPVFEPLGVRLVELELSGRGSWRATLEDGATVELGGGTPPDILTRTKRFVRTLPEVAAKYGRRADALESADLRHTDGYALRLRGVTTVTAEAAARIAAKPPARPAPRPTR from the coding sequence ATGGCCGACACCCTGCCACAGCCCTTTGACGTCAGGCTCATGAACGTGACCGCCGCGGTCCTGTTCCTGGGCGGCGTCGCGCTGGTGCTGATGGCAGCCGGTTGGTGGGGCCTGCGGCACCCGGCCTTCGCGCTGGGGCGCATCGAGGTCGAGGGCGACCTGGCGCACAACAACGCCATCACGCTGCGCGCCAATGTCGCGCATCGGCTGCAGGGCAACTTCTTCACGATGGACCTGGGCGCCACGCGTGCCGCCTTCGAGTCGGTGCCGTGGGTGCGCCGCGCCACGGTGCAGCGCGAGTTCCCCAACCGCCTGCACGTCACGCTGGAAGAGCACAAGGCCGTCGCCTTCTGGGGCCCGGAAAGCGGCTCGACCCTGCTCAACGACCACGGCGAGGTGTTCGAGGCCAATGTGGACGACATCGACGACGACGAACTGCCGCGCCTGTTGGGCCCGGACGGCCAGGCGCGCGATGTCTGGGCCATGGAGCAATGGCTGGCGCCGGTCTTCGAGCCATTGGGCGTGCGCCTGGTCGAGCTGGAGCTGTCCGGTCGCGGCAGCTGGCGCGCTACGCTGGAAGACGGTGCCACGGTGGAGCTGGGCGGCGGTACGCCACCGGACATCCTGACCCGCACCAAGCGTTTTGTGCGCACCCTGCCGGAAGTGGCGGCCAAGTACGGCCGGCGCGCCGACGCGCTGGAGTCTGCGGACCTGCGCCACACCGACGGCTATGCGCTGCGCCTGCGCGGCGTGACCACGGTCACGGCCGAAGCCGCCGCCCGGATTGCCGCCAAGCCACCCGCCCGGCCGGCACCGCGGCCCACGAGATAA
- the murD gene encoding UDP-N-acetylmuramoyl-L-alanine--D-glutamate ligase, which produces MRHLQDLPVLILGLGASGLAMARWCARHGAQVTVADTRAAPPQLAALRAEVPGAAFVSGPFSAALVEGAPVRVVYRSPGLAPAATAEVLDAARAIGLPVGGELDLFARALTDLRDEGDAAAEAVVEDELEEPEETEATPEPEPDEAAEPAIESAADDFSDLTLHEPPPVLTGYRPAVLAITGTNGKTTVTSLTGQLVERAGKTVAVAGNIGPTLLDTLAAHLDAGTLPEVWVLELSSFQLDGVQGFEPTAAAVLNLTQDHLDWHGSMEAYGAAKARIFGTRALLLLNREDPLVMQMLPAPVKVKLQKPFVRPYFTFGGDAPQRPGDYGIDLVNGMAWLTRALESDETRKSRRAAAEEDLHLQRLMPADALRIRGRHNAVNALAALALAQAAGCPLAPMLYGLREYRGEPHRVEPVAIVDEVEYFDDSKGTNVGATVAALEGLGAERRLVVILGGDGKGQDFSPLATPVARHVRVVVLIGRDAPLIRAALADTGVALEDAATLQEAVQLAQQRAHAGDAVLMSPACASFDMFNDYEHRARVFCDAVEALADASLSGVNE; this is translated from the coding sequence GTGCGGCATTTGCAAGACCTTCCCGTTCTGATCCTGGGCCTTGGTGCGTCCGGGCTGGCCATGGCGCGCTGGTGCGCGCGCCACGGTGCCCAGGTGACCGTGGCCGACACGCGCGCAGCGCCGCCGCAACTGGCGGCGCTGCGGGCCGAAGTGCCGGGCGCGGCCTTTGTCTCCGGGCCGTTCAGCGCAGCCTTGGTGGAGGGCGCTCCGGTGCGCGTGGTCTATCGCTCGCCGGGCCTGGCACCGGCTGCGACCGCTGAAGTGCTGGACGCGGCCCGGGCCATCGGCCTGCCCGTGGGCGGCGAGCTGGACCTGTTTGCGCGCGCGCTGACCGATCTGCGCGACGAGGGCGACGCCGCCGCTGAAGCCGTGGTTGAAGACGAGCTTGAAGAGCCTGAAGAAACCGAAGCCACACCCGAGCCCGAACCCGACGAAGCCGCCGAGCCGGCCATCGAATCTGCCGCCGACGACTTCAGCGACCTGACACTGCACGAGCCGCCACCGGTACTCACCGGCTACCGCCCTGCGGTGCTGGCCATCACCGGCACCAATGGCAAGACCACGGTTACCTCGCTCACTGGCCAACTGGTGGAGCGCGCCGGCAAGACCGTGGCCGTGGCCGGCAATATCGGCCCGACGCTGCTCGACACCCTGGCCGCACACCTGGATGCAGGCACGCTGCCCGAAGTCTGGGTGCTGGAGCTGTCGAGCTTCCAGCTCGACGGCGTGCAGGGCTTCGAGCCCACGGCTGCGGCTGTGCTCAACCTGACGCAAGACCACCTCGACTGGCACGGCAGCATGGAGGCCTATGGCGCAGCCAAGGCGCGCATCTTTGGCACGCGCGCGCTGTTGCTGCTCAACCGCGAAGACCCGCTGGTGATGCAGATGCTGCCGGCACCGGTGAAGGTCAAGCTGCAGAAGCCTTTCGTGCGGCCCTATTTCACCTTTGGTGGTGATGCGCCGCAGCGGCCGGGCGACTACGGCATTGATCTGGTCAACGGCATGGCCTGGCTGACCCGCGCCCTGGAGTCCGACGAAACCCGCAAGAGCCGCCGCGCCGCCGCAGAAGAAGACCTGCACCTGCAGCGTTTGATGCCGGCCGATGCGCTGCGCATTCGCGGCCGCCACAACGCCGTCAACGCGCTGGCCGCACTGGCGCTGGCGCAGGCCGCGGGCTGCCCGCTGGCGCCCATGCTCTACGGCCTGCGCGAATACCGCGGCGAGCCGCACCGGGTCGAGCCCGTGGCCATCGTCGACGAGGTCGAGTACTTCGACGACAGCAAGGGCACCAATGTCGGCGCCACCGTGGCCGCGCTGGAAGGCCTGGGGGCCGAGCGCCGGCTGGTGGTGATCCTGGGCGGCGACGGCAAGGGGCAGGATTTCTCGCCGCTGGCCACGCCGGTGGCGCGGCACGTGCGGGTGGTGGTGCTGATCGGCCGCGATGCGCCGCTGATCCGCGCTGCGCTGGCCGATACCGGCGTGGCGCTGGAAGACGCCGCCACGCTGCAAGAAGCGGTGCAACTGGCGCAGCAGCGTGCCCATGCGGGCGATGCCGTGCTGATGTCGCCGGCCTGCGCCAGCTTTGACATGTTCAACGACTACGAGCACCGCGCCCGGGTGTTCTGCGATGCCGTCGAGGCCTTGGCCGATGCTTCGCTATCAGGGGTCAATGAATGA
- the murG gene encoding undecaprenyldiphospho-muramoylpentapeptide beta-N-acetylglucosaminyltransferase, which produces MTAKTALVMAGGTGGHIFPGIAVAEALRAAGWQVHWIGAPGSMESRLVPPRGFAFEPVAFSGVRGKGPLTLALLPLRLLRAFWQSLQVLRRVRPQVVLGFGGYISFPAGLMAVLLGRPLVLHEQNSVAGLVNKVLAKVADRVYTAFPNVLSSALWVGNPLRAEFLAQPLPAVRFAGRSGPLRLLVVGGSLGATALNAAVPQALALIPANERPLVTHQSGEKQIDALRAHYAQAGVEAELTPFITDTARAFAEADVIVCRAGASTVTEIAAVGAAAVFVPFPSAVDDHQTSNARFLVDSGGGWLLPQPELTATRLAELLRGLTREALQARAEKAYAQRKTEAVDAVVAACVELQP; this is translated from the coding sequence ATGACCGCCAAGACCGCCCTCGTCATGGCCGGCGGCACCGGCGGCCACATCTTCCCCGGCATTGCCGTGGCCGAGGCGCTGCGCGCTGCCGGCTGGCAGGTGCACTGGATAGGCGCGCCCGGCAGCATGGAAAGCCGCCTGGTGCCGCCGCGCGGTTTTGCATTTGAGCCGGTGGCTTTCTCCGGCGTACGCGGCAAGGGCCCGCTCACGCTGGCGCTGCTGCCGCTGCGCTTGCTGCGCGCCTTCTGGCAGAGCCTGCAGGTGCTGCGCCGCGTGCGGCCGCAGGTGGTGCTGGGCTTTGGCGGCTACATCAGCTTCCCGGCCGGCCTGATGGCCGTGCTGCTGGGGCGGCCGCTGGTCTTGCATGAGCAGAACTCGGTTGCCGGCCTAGTCAACAAGGTGCTGGCCAAGGTGGCGGACCGGGTCTACACCGCCTTCCCGAACGTGCTGAGCAGCGCACTTTGGGTGGGCAACCCGTTGCGCGCCGAATTTCTGGCCCAGCCATTGCCGGCGGTGCGCTTTGCCGGCCGCAGCGGCCCGCTGCGCCTGCTGGTGGTCGGTGGCAGCCTGGGCGCCACGGCGCTCAATGCGGCCGTGCCGCAGGCGCTGGCGCTGATCCCGGCCAACGAACGCCCGCTGGTCACGCACCAGAGCGGCGAGAAGCAGATCGACGCACTGCGCGCGCATTACGCGCAGGCCGGTGTCGAGGCCGAACTCACGCCCTTCATCACCGACACCGCGCGCGCCTTCGCCGAGGCCGACGTGATCGTCTGCCGCGCCGGCGCCAGCACCGTGACCGAGATCGCAGCCGTAGGCGCCGCGGCGGTGTTCGTGCCTTTTCCTTCTGCGGTGGACGACCACCAGACCAGCAACGCGCGCTTTCTGGTCGACAGCGGCGGCGGCTGGCTGCTGCCGCAACCCGAACTGACGGCAACGCGGCTGGCCGAGCTGCTGCGCGGCCTCACGCGCGAAGCGCTGCAGGCGCGGGCCGAAAAGGCCTATGCGCAGCGCAAGACCGAGGCCGTGGACGCCGTGGTCGCCGCTTGCGTGGAGCTGCAGCCATGA
- the ftsW gene encoding putative lipid II flippase FtsW: protein MSADTASPGLGARLANWFGGMTRVASEALPVRIGSREFARTQSAPAHLMGFDQTLLWVTVALLAWGLVMVYSASIAIPDNPRFARAGFSQTSFMWRHLLSLLIGFVAGVLAFQVPLRTWERSAPWLFIASLLLLIAVLIPHIGISVNGARRWLPMGFMRFQPSELAKLAVVVYAADYMVRRMEVKERFFRAVLPMALAIGIVGALLLAEPDMGAFMVIAVIAMGILFLGGVNARMFFLIAAVIVVAFATMVMASPWRRERIFAYLDPWSEQHALGKGYQLSHSLIAIGRGEIFGVGLGGSVEKLHWLPEAHTDFLLAVIGEEFGLLGVLCVIVLFFWLTRRIMHIGRQAIALDRVFAGLVAQGIGMWVGFQAFINMGVNLGALPTKGLTLPFMSYGGSAILMNLVAIALVLRIDYENRVLMRGGRV, encoded by the coding sequence ATGAGCGCCGATACCGCCAGTCCAGGCCTGGGCGCCCGCCTTGCCAACTGGTTTGGCGGCATGACGCGCGTCGCCAGCGAAGCGCTGCCGGTGCGTATCGGCTCGCGTGAGTTCGCCCGTACCCAGTCGGCGCCGGCCCATCTGATGGGCTTTGACCAGACCCTGCTGTGGGTCACGGTGGCGTTGCTGGCCTGGGGCCTGGTCATGGTCTATTCGGCCTCCATCGCCATTCCGGACAACCCGCGCTTCGCCCGCGCCGGCTTCTCTCAGACGTCCTTCATGTGGCGCCACCTGTTGTCGCTGCTGATCGGTTTCGTCGCCGGTGTGCTGGCTTTTCAGGTGCCGCTGCGCACCTGGGAGCGCAGCGCGCCCTGGCTGTTCATTGCCTCGCTGCTGCTGCTGATCGCGGTGCTGATCCCGCACATCGGCATCAGCGTCAATGGCGCGCGGCGCTGGCTGCCCATGGGCTTCATGCGCTTTCAGCCTTCGGAGCTGGCCAAGCTTGCCGTGGTGGTCTATGCGGCCGACTACATGGTGCGCCGCATGGAGGTGAAAGAGCGCTTCTTCCGCGCCGTGCTGCCCATGGCGCTGGCCATTGGCATCGTCGGCGCACTGCTGCTGGCCGAGCCCGACATGGGCGCCTTCATGGTGATCGCGGTGATCGCCATGGGCATCCTGTTCCTGGGCGGCGTCAATGCGCGCATGTTCTTCCTGATCGCTGCGGTGATCGTGGTCGCTTTCGCCACCATGGTCATGGCCAGCCCGTGGCGGCGCGAGCGCATCTTTGCCTACCTCGACCCGTGGAGCGAGCAGCACGCGCTGGGCAAGGGCTACCAGCTGTCGCACTCGCTGATCGCCATCGGCCGCGGCGAGATCTTTGGCGTTGGCCTGGGCGGCAGCGTCGAGAAGCTGCACTGGTTGCCCGAGGCGCACACCGACTTCCTGCTGGCCGTGATCGGTGAAGAGTTCGGCCTGCTGGGCGTGCTCTGCGTGATCGTGCTGTTCTTCTGGCTGACCCGCCGCATCATGCACATCGGCCGCCAGGCGATTGCGCTGGACCGCGTGTTCGCCGGGCTGGTGGCGCAGGGCATCGGCATGTGGGTGGGCTTTCAGGCTTTCATCAACATGGGCGTGAACCTGGGCGCATTGCCCACCAAGGGGCTGACCCTGCCCTTCATGAGCTATGGCGGCTCGGCGATTTTGATGAACCTGGTGGCGATTGCGCTGGTACTGCGGATCGACTATGAGAACCGTGTGCTGATGAGGGGAGGTCGCGTATGA